DNA sequence from the Bacteroidales bacterium genome:
CAAATATCCTGTACTAAAATTCCAGTCAAAAGAGATGAAGAGTGCAGGTGACGAAACTTTTAAACTTTCCGGGAATTTGACAATCAAAGATGTTACCAATCCCGTCACGTTGGATGTTGAATTTGGAGGTACAAATAAAGACCCCTGGGGTAACGAAAAAGCCGGCTTCAGTCTGAGCGGGAAAATCAATCGCAAGGACTGGGGTCTGAACTGGAACACTGCCCTTGAAACCGGCGGTGTGCTTGTGAGTGACGAAGTCAGGATTTTCTGTGAGATTCAGTTAGTGAAACAAGCCTGATTTGCAGCAAACCTTTCAAAGGAAAAAACTTTAATCTTGGATCGATGCCGTGGCCCTAAGGATTATTTAATCCCCGGGGCCATTTCTTTTTGGCGCACATTTTGATCTCATTGCGGTTTATTGTGAACTTTGCACAAAATAACTTCTTCAAAATTTATTGATCATTGAAATTTTAACTGCCTTAGAGCAATAACAAACAGTTTTATTTATAGACCTACTTGCGGAGCAATGAGGACTGAAACTGTTTGATTAAAGCCGAAATCACTTTGATGAAAAAACTAACATTATTCTTGACTTTGATCTGCGCAGTGCTGGCTGCTAATGCTCAACTCATTACACTCAAAGATGCCAAAACTGGCCAGCCCATTGAAATGGCCACACTTGCAAGTGAGAACCCCAGGGCTTTTACAATTACAAATACAAAAGGGCAGGCCGATATCTCAGCATTCAAGGGCGCTGAAAAAATTGAGATCAGGGCATTGGGGTTTAAACCCGCAATAAAAAGCTACGCGCTTATTGAATCCAAGTCTTTTATCATTTCATTGCTTACTTCGGAAGTCAGCCTTA
Encoded proteins:
- a CDS encoding YceI family protein, yielding MSTTKWVLDPTHSEIQFKVKHLKITTVTGYFREFSASAESDDANFSNTKVSFEAKTASVDTNNADRDNHLRKADFFESDKYPVLKFQSKEMKSAGDETFKLSGNLTIKDVTNPVTLDVEFGGTNKDPWGNEKAGFSLSGKINRKDWGLNWNTALETGGVLVSDEVRIFCEIQLVKQA